The Balaenoptera acutorostrata chromosome 15, mBalAcu1.1, whole genome shotgun sequence genome contains a region encoding:
- the OGFR gene encoding opioid growth factor receptor isoform X3: MEDPDCDSTWEEDEEEDGEGPRAGADEDGEAGAPGDVEAEADPRPSAFQLKVTGSRNWRAVRDTRRYRHHYPDLVEGDGNGDMPNLSFYKNEIRFLPNGCFIEDILQNWKEEYDLLEDNHSYIQWLFPLREPGVNCHAKPLTLQEVQLKDRDTGRVCRAQNYQKRFQNLNWHSHNNLRITRILKSLGELGLEHYQAPLARFFLEETLVRRQLPGVRHSALDYFVFTVRCRHQRRELLYFAWEHFRPRYRFVWGPHDKLQKFRPCSPPCSPRPARPRQADGEESPGDPLLEAGAQGQTCGPWRHEEGDPVAQGPQPPGTEPQDTGALEKDQGDEAGEEQGPESPNPKESKKRKLEANLRERAPGEPGPSASEVEKIALNLEGCALSQGSLGAETQEVGSQAPEEAEQPCPQPLEAKVADEGAQWLKRVKMGSKKKQMARQGRSGVPPGAQPLQDPRWMRGLRGQSPRRQGPLSSPESLREGDARGPALPCRRPGSRVASCSQRPALRASPCWSLQPLLQLLAGQVPPLGEARASAPFFPRPHFPPLSSSVPLPAPHLCNLAPHGLAGGRGDHFLSLAQRPFLNKLI; encoded by the exons ATGGAGGACCCGGACTGCGACTCGACCtgggaggaggacgaggaggaggacgGCGAGGGCCCGAGGGCCGGGGCCGACGAGGATGGCGAGGCCGGCGCTCCGGGGGACGTGGAGGCCGAGGCGGACCCGCGGCCCAGCGCGTTCCAG CTCAAGGTGACAGGGTCCCGAAACTGGCGAGCAGTGCGGGACACACGCAGGTACCGGCACCACTACCCG GATTTGGTGGAAGGAGATGGCAATGGTGACATGCCCAACCTGAGTTTCTACAAAAACGAGATTCGGTTCCTGCCTAACG GCTGTTTCATTGAGGACATTCTTCAGAACTGGAAGGAAGAGTACGACCTCCTGGAGGACAATCACTCCTACATCCAGTG GCTGTTTCCCCTGCGGGAGCCAGGAGTGAACTGTCACGCCAAGCCCCTCACGCTCCAAGAGGTCCAG CTCAAGGACCGAGACACGGGCCGGGTGTGCCGAGCACAGAACTACCAGAAGCGCTTCCAGAACCTCAACTG GCACAGCCACAACAACCTCCGCATCACCCGCATCCTCAAGTCTCTGGGGGAGCTGGGCCTGGAGCACTACCAGGCGCCCCTGGCCCGCTTCTTCCTGGAGGAGACGCTGGTGCGCCGGCAGCTGCCGGGCGTCCGGCACAGCGCCCTGGATTACTTTGTGTTCACTGTGCGGTGCCGACACCAGCGCCGTGAGCTGCTGTACTTCGCCTGGGAGCACTTCCGGCCCCGCTACAGGTTCGTCTGGGGGCCCCACGACAAGCTGCAGAAGTTCAGGCCGTGCTCTCCTCCCTGCTCGCCCCGGCCGGCCCGCCCAAGGCAGGCCGACGGGGAGGAGAGCCCTGGGGACCCCCTCCTTGAGGCCGGAGCCCAGGGGCAGACCTGCGGGCCATGGAGGCATGAGGAGGGGGACCCGGTGGCCCAGGGTCCCCAGCCTCCCGGCACAGAGCCCCAGGACACCGGAGCCTTGGAGAAGGACCAGGGAGATGAGGCGGGCGAGGAGCAGGGGCCAGAGTCTCCAAACCCCAAGGAGAGCAAGAAGAGGAAGTTGGAGGCGAATCTGCGGGAGCGGGCCCCAGGGGAGCCGGGCCCGAGCGCCTCGGAGGTGGAGAAGATCGCCCTGAACTTGGAGGGCTGTGCCCTCAGCCAGGGCAGCCTCGGGGCGGAGACCCAGGAAGTGGGCAGCCAAGCCCCGGAGGAGGCCGagcagccctgcccccagcccctggaggcCAAGGTGGCTGATGAG GGTGCCCAGTGGCTGAAGAGGGTGAAAATGGGGTCAAAGAAGAAGCAGATGGCCAGGCAGGGCCGGAGCGGGGTGCCCCCGGGAGCCCAGCCACTGCAGGACCCGAGGTGGATGAGAGGGCTGAGAGGGCAGAGCCCACGGAGGCAGGGCCCTCTGTCCAGCCCGGAGAGCCTTAGGGAAGGGGACGCCcggggccctgccctgccctgccgcAGGCCTGGGAGCCGTGTCGCCAGCTGTTCTCAGCGCCCAGCTCTGCGGGCCTCTCCCTGCTGGTCACTGCAGCCGCTACTGCAACTGCTGGCAGGGCAGGTCCCGCCCTTGGGGGAGGCCAGGGCTTCAGCACCCTTCTTTCCTCGACCTCACTTCCCGCCTCTTTCGTCCTCTGTGCCGCTGCCCGCCCCCCACCTCTGTAACTTGGCTCCTCATGGCCTGGCGGGTGGGAGGGGGGATCATTTTCTTAGTCTGGCGCAGAGGCCTTTTCTGAATAAACTCATTTGA
- the MRGBP gene encoding MRG/MORF4L-binding protein, producing MGEAEVGGGGAAGDKGPGEAATSPAEETVVWSPEVEVCLFHAMLGHKPVGVNRHFHMICIRDKFSQNIGRQVPSKVIWDHLSTMYDMQALHESEILPFPNPERNFVLPDEIIQEVREGKVVIEEETNEEMKEDVDPHNVADDVFSSSGSLGKATEKSSKDKDKSNSDLGSKEGPDKRKRSRVTDKVLTANSNPSSPSAAKRRRT from the exons ATGGGGGAGGCTGAggtgggcggcggcggcgcggcgggCGACAAGGGGCCGGGGGAGGCGGCCACCAGCCCTGCCGAGGAGACTGTGGTGTGGAGCCCCGAGGTGGAGGTGTGCCTTTTCCACGCCATGCTGGGCCACAAGCCCGTCG GTGTGAACCGGCACTTCCACATGATCTGTATCCGAGACAAATTCAGCCAGAACATCGGGCGGCAGGTCCCCTCCAAGGTCATCTGGGACCACCTGAGCACCATGTATGACATGCAGGCACTG CACGAGTCTGAGATTCTCCCATTCCCAAATCCAGAGAGGAACTTCGTCCTTCCAGACGAAATCATTCAAGAAGTCCGAGAAG GAAAAGTGGTCATTGAGGAGGAAACGAACGAGGAAATGAAGGAAGACGTGGACCCCCACAATGTGGCCGATGATG TTTTTTCATCTTCAGGAAGCTTGGGGAAAGCAACAGAAAAGTCCAGCAAAGACAAAGACAAGAGCAACTCAGACTTGGGGTCCAAAGAGGGGCCGGACAAGCGGAAGCGCAGCCGGGTCACCGACAAAGTCCTGACCGCCAACAGCAACCCCTCCAGCCCCAGCGCGGCCAAGCGGCGCCGGACGTAG
- the OGFR gene encoding opioid growth factor receptor isoform X2 — MEDPDCDSTWEEDEEEDGEGPRAGADEDGEAGAPGDVEAEADPRPSAFQVTGSRNWRAVRDTRRYRHHYPDLVEGDGNGDMPNLSFYKNEIRFLPNGCFIEDILQNWKEEYDLLEDNHSYIQWLFPLREPGVNCHAKPLTLQEVQAFKSSTEVRKRLVQAYELMLGFFGIQLKDRDTGRVCRAQNYQKRFQNLNWHSHNNLRITRILKSLGELGLEHYQAPLARFFLEETLVRRQLPGVRHSALDYFVFTVRCRHQRRELLYFAWEHFRPRYRFVWGPHDKLQKFRPCSPPCSPRPARPRQADGEESPGDPLLEAGAQGQTCGPWRHEEGDPVAQGPQPPGTEPQDTGALEKDQGDEAGEEQGPESPNPKESKKRKLEANLRERAPGEPGPSASEVEKIALNLEGCALSQGSLGAETQEVGSQAPEEAEQPCPQPLEAKVADEGAQWLKRVKMGSKKKQMARQGRSGVPPGAQPLQDPRWMRGLRGQSPRRQGPLSSPESLREGDARGPALPCRRPGSRVASCSQRPALRASPCWSLQPLLQLLAGQVPPLGEARASAPFFPRPHFPPLSSSVPLPAPHLCNLAPHGLAGGRGDHFLSLAQRPFLNKLI, encoded by the exons ATGGAGGACCCGGACTGCGACTCGACCtgggaggaggacgaggaggaggacgGCGAGGGCCCGAGGGCCGGGGCCGACGAGGATGGCGAGGCCGGCGCTCCGGGGGACGTGGAGGCCGAGGCGGACCCGCGGCCCAGCGCGTTCCAG GTGACAGGGTCCCGAAACTGGCGAGCAGTGCGGGACACACGCAGGTACCGGCACCACTACCCG GATTTGGTGGAAGGAGATGGCAATGGTGACATGCCCAACCTGAGTTTCTACAAAAACGAGATTCGGTTCCTGCCTAACG GCTGTTTCATTGAGGACATTCTTCAGAACTGGAAGGAAGAGTACGACCTCCTGGAGGACAATCACTCCTACATCCAGTG GCTGTTTCCCCTGCGGGAGCCAGGAGTGAACTGTCACGCCAAGCCCCTCACGCTCCAAGAGGTCCAG GCGTTTAAAAGCTCCACAGAGGTCAGGAAGCGGTTGGTCCAGGCCTACGAGCTCATGCTGGGCTTCTTCGGAATCCAGCTCAAGGACCGAGACACGGGCCGGGTGTGCCGAGCACAGAACTACCAGAAGCGCTTCCAGAACCTCAACTG GCACAGCCACAACAACCTCCGCATCACCCGCATCCTCAAGTCTCTGGGGGAGCTGGGCCTGGAGCACTACCAGGCGCCCCTGGCCCGCTTCTTCCTGGAGGAGACGCTGGTGCGCCGGCAGCTGCCGGGCGTCCGGCACAGCGCCCTGGATTACTTTGTGTTCACTGTGCGGTGCCGACACCAGCGCCGTGAGCTGCTGTACTTCGCCTGGGAGCACTTCCGGCCCCGCTACAGGTTCGTCTGGGGGCCCCACGACAAGCTGCAGAAGTTCAGGCCGTGCTCTCCTCCCTGCTCGCCCCGGCCGGCCCGCCCAAGGCAGGCCGACGGGGAGGAGAGCCCTGGGGACCCCCTCCTTGAGGCCGGAGCCCAGGGGCAGACCTGCGGGCCATGGAGGCATGAGGAGGGGGACCCGGTGGCCCAGGGTCCCCAGCCTCCCGGCACAGAGCCCCAGGACACCGGAGCCTTGGAGAAGGACCAGGGAGATGAGGCGGGCGAGGAGCAGGGGCCAGAGTCTCCAAACCCCAAGGAGAGCAAGAAGAGGAAGTTGGAGGCGAATCTGCGGGAGCGGGCCCCAGGGGAGCCGGGCCCGAGCGCCTCGGAGGTGGAGAAGATCGCCCTGAACTTGGAGGGCTGTGCCCTCAGCCAGGGCAGCCTCGGGGCGGAGACCCAGGAAGTGGGCAGCCAAGCCCCGGAGGAGGCCGagcagccctgcccccagcccctggaggcCAAGGTGGCTGATGAG GGTGCCCAGTGGCTGAAGAGGGTGAAAATGGGGTCAAAGAAGAAGCAGATGGCCAGGCAGGGCCGGAGCGGGGTGCCCCCGGGAGCCCAGCCACTGCAGGACCCGAGGTGGATGAGAGGGCTGAGAGGGCAGAGCCCACGGAGGCAGGGCCCTCTGTCCAGCCCGGAGAGCCTTAGGGAAGGGGACGCCcggggccctgccctgccctgccgcAGGCCTGGGAGCCGTGTCGCCAGCTGTTCTCAGCGCCCAGCTCTGCGGGCCTCTCCCTGCTGGTCACTGCAGCCGCTACTGCAACTGCTGGCAGGGCAGGTCCCGCCCTTGGGGGAGGCCAGGGCTTCAGCACCCTTCTTTCCTCGACCTCACTTCCCGCCTCTTTCGTCCTCTGTGCCGCTGCCCGCCCCCCACCTCTGTAACTTGGCTCCTCATGGCCTGGCGGGTGGGAGGGGGGATCATTTTCTTAGTCTGGCGCAGAGGCCTTTTCTGAATAAACTCATTTGA
- the OGFR gene encoding opioid growth factor receptor isoform X1, whose amino-acid sequence MEDPDCDSTWEEDEEEDGEGPRAGADEDGEAGAPGDVEAEADPRPSAFQLKVTGSRNWRAVRDTRRYRHHYPDLVEGDGNGDMPNLSFYKNEIRFLPNGCFIEDILQNWKEEYDLLEDNHSYIQWLFPLREPGVNCHAKPLTLQEVQAFKSSTEVRKRLVQAYELMLGFFGIQLKDRDTGRVCRAQNYQKRFQNLNWHSHNNLRITRILKSLGELGLEHYQAPLARFFLEETLVRRQLPGVRHSALDYFVFTVRCRHQRRELLYFAWEHFRPRYRFVWGPHDKLQKFRPCSPPCSPRPARPRQADGEESPGDPLLEAGAQGQTCGPWRHEEGDPVAQGPQPPGTEPQDTGALEKDQGDEAGEEQGPESPNPKESKKRKLEANLRERAPGEPGPSASEVEKIALNLEGCALSQGSLGAETQEVGSQAPEEAEQPCPQPLEAKVADEGAQWLKRVKMGSKKKQMARQGRSGVPPGAQPLQDPRWMRGLRGQSPRRQGPLSSPESLREGDARGPALPCRRPGSRVASCSQRPALRASPCWSLQPLLQLLAGQVPPLGEARASAPFFPRPHFPPLSSSVPLPAPHLCNLAPHGLAGGRGDHFLSLAQRPFLNKLI is encoded by the exons ATGGAGGACCCGGACTGCGACTCGACCtgggaggaggacgaggaggaggacgGCGAGGGCCCGAGGGCCGGGGCCGACGAGGATGGCGAGGCCGGCGCTCCGGGGGACGTGGAGGCCGAGGCGGACCCGCGGCCCAGCGCGTTCCAG CTCAAGGTGACAGGGTCCCGAAACTGGCGAGCAGTGCGGGACACACGCAGGTACCGGCACCACTACCCG GATTTGGTGGAAGGAGATGGCAATGGTGACATGCCCAACCTGAGTTTCTACAAAAACGAGATTCGGTTCCTGCCTAACG GCTGTTTCATTGAGGACATTCTTCAGAACTGGAAGGAAGAGTACGACCTCCTGGAGGACAATCACTCCTACATCCAGTG GCTGTTTCCCCTGCGGGAGCCAGGAGTGAACTGTCACGCCAAGCCCCTCACGCTCCAAGAGGTCCAG GCGTTTAAAAGCTCCACAGAGGTCAGGAAGCGGTTGGTCCAGGCCTACGAGCTCATGCTGGGCTTCTTCGGAATCCAGCTCAAGGACCGAGACACGGGCCGGGTGTGCCGAGCACAGAACTACCAGAAGCGCTTCCAGAACCTCAACTG GCACAGCCACAACAACCTCCGCATCACCCGCATCCTCAAGTCTCTGGGGGAGCTGGGCCTGGAGCACTACCAGGCGCCCCTGGCCCGCTTCTTCCTGGAGGAGACGCTGGTGCGCCGGCAGCTGCCGGGCGTCCGGCACAGCGCCCTGGATTACTTTGTGTTCACTGTGCGGTGCCGACACCAGCGCCGTGAGCTGCTGTACTTCGCCTGGGAGCACTTCCGGCCCCGCTACAGGTTCGTCTGGGGGCCCCACGACAAGCTGCAGAAGTTCAGGCCGTGCTCTCCTCCCTGCTCGCCCCGGCCGGCCCGCCCAAGGCAGGCCGACGGGGAGGAGAGCCCTGGGGACCCCCTCCTTGAGGCCGGAGCCCAGGGGCAGACCTGCGGGCCATGGAGGCATGAGGAGGGGGACCCGGTGGCCCAGGGTCCCCAGCCTCCCGGCACAGAGCCCCAGGACACCGGAGCCTTGGAGAAGGACCAGGGAGATGAGGCGGGCGAGGAGCAGGGGCCAGAGTCTCCAAACCCCAAGGAGAGCAAGAAGAGGAAGTTGGAGGCGAATCTGCGGGAGCGGGCCCCAGGGGAGCCGGGCCCGAGCGCCTCGGAGGTGGAGAAGATCGCCCTGAACTTGGAGGGCTGTGCCCTCAGCCAGGGCAGCCTCGGGGCGGAGACCCAGGAAGTGGGCAGCCAAGCCCCGGAGGAGGCCGagcagccctgcccccagcccctggaggcCAAGGTGGCTGATGAG GGTGCCCAGTGGCTGAAGAGGGTGAAAATGGGGTCAAAGAAGAAGCAGATGGCCAGGCAGGGCCGGAGCGGGGTGCCCCCGGGAGCCCAGCCACTGCAGGACCCGAGGTGGATGAGAGGGCTGAGAGGGCAGAGCCCACGGAGGCAGGGCCCTCTGTCCAGCCCGGAGAGCCTTAGGGAAGGGGACGCCcggggccctgccctgccctgccgcAGGCCTGGGAGCCGTGTCGCCAGCTGTTCTCAGCGCCCAGCTCTGCGGGCCTCTCCCTGCTGGTCACTGCAGCCGCTACTGCAACTGCTGGCAGGGCAGGTCCCGCCCTTGGGGGAGGCCAGGGCTTCAGCACCCTTCTTTCCTCGACCTCACTTCCCGCCTCTTTCGTCCTCTGTGCCGCTGCCCGCCCCCCACCTCTGTAACTTGGCTCCTCATGGCCTGGCGGGTGGGAGGGGGGATCATTTTCTTAGTCTGGCGCAGAGGCCTTTTCTGAATAAACTCATTTGA